The following coding sequences are from one Streptomyces venezuelae window:
- a CDS encoding SCO3242 family prenyltransferase — protein sequence MSAVATRRAWAELLRLPALFTVPGDALAGAAATGLRPGHRTLLAIGSSLCLYEAGMALNDWADRAEDAVERPERPLPSGRIAPPAALTAAAALTAAGLALASRAGRPALVVAGALAGTVWAYDLGLKHTPAGPAAMATARGLDLLLGATATAGPDRGPRAPATAAAPSAAALAAHTLAVTAVSRREAQGGSSTAPLAALATTATLTTLIGTTRRAPVGGRVRRRGRPGLRAGAGLVGRPDLRNAADTARRALPGALALAYAGTTAKPLFHAALNPSPPLTQRAVGGGIRAMIPLQAALAARTGAPVTALLTAALAPAARRFARKVSVT from the coding sequence GTGAGCGCCGTGGCCACGCGGCGTGCCTGGGCCGAACTCCTCCGCCTGCCCGCCCTCTTCACCGTCCCCGGCGACGCCCTCGCCGGAGCGGCGGCGACCGGTCTGCGTCCCGGCCACCGCACTCTCCTCGCCATCGGTTCCTCCCTCTGCCTGTACGAGGCCGGCATGGCCCTCAATGACTGGGCCGACCGCGCCGAAGACGCCGTCGAACGCCCCGAACGTCCCCTTCCCTCCGGCCGCATCGCCCCGCCCGCGGCCCTCACCGCCGCCGCCGCCCTCACCGCCGCGGGCCTCGCCCTCGCCTCCCGCGCGGGCCGCCCGGCTCTCGTCGTGGCGGGTGCGCTGGCCGGCACCGTGTGGGCGTACGACCTCGGCCTGAAGCACACCCCCGCCGGACCGGCAGCCATGGCCACCGCGCGCGGCCTCGACCTGCTCCTCGGCGCGACCGCCACGGCAGGCCCCGACCGCGGCCCGCGCGCCCCGGCCACCGCCGCCGCCCCCTCGGCTGCGGCCCTCGCCGCCCACACCCTGGCCGTCACCGCCGTCTCCCGCCGCGAGGCGCAGGGCGGCTCCTCGACCGCGCCCTTGGCCGCGCTGGCGACGACGGCGACCCTGACCACCCTGATCGGCACCACACGCCGCGCCCCCGTGGGCGGACGCGTGCGCCGACGAGGCAGGCCAGGCCTACGGGCGGGGGCGGGCCTCGTCGGCAGACCGGACCTCCGGAACGCTGCCGACACCGCCCGCCGAGCCCTCCCCGGCGCCCTCGCCCTCGCCTACGCAGGAACCACCGCCAAGCCCCTCTTCCACGCCGCCCTCAACCCGTCGCCTCCCCTCACCCAGCGCGCCGTCGGCGGCGGCATCCGCGCCATGATCCCGCTCCAGGCCGCCCTGGCCGCCCGCACCGGCGCCCCCGTCACCGCCCTCCTGACCGCCGCCCTCGCCCCCGCCGCCCGCCGGTTCGCACGAAAGGTCAGCGTCACATGA
- a CDS encoding sugar phosphate isomerase/epimerase family protein produces MTGPTPHGHRARLRYGYGTNGLTDLRLDDALGLLADLGYAGVGLTLDHMHLDPLAPDLAARTRHVAERLERLGLGVTVETGARYVLDPRRKHGPSLLDPDPERRAERGRLLIRAVQVATDLGAHAVHCFSGITPADTPAGTAWRRLTDALAPVLDAASAAGVPLAVEPEPGHLLSSLADFHHLRRKLGDPHPELLGLTLDIGHCQCLEPLSPADCVRAAAPWLRHVQIEDMRRGVHEHLPFGGGEIDFPSVLEALATVGYRGLTVVELPRHSHAGPDLAARSIDFLRRAEAEIPAPALAAAPAEGGTP; encoded by the coding sequence ATGACAGGACCGACCCCGCACGGCCACCGCGCCCGGCTCCGTTACGGCTACGGGACCAACGGGCTCACCGATCTCCGGCTCGACGACGCCCTCGGGCTTCTCGCCGACCTCGGCTACGCCGGTGTCGGCCTGACCCTCGACCACATGCACCTCGACCCCCTCGCCCCCGATCTCGCCGCCCGCACCCGCCACGTGGCCGAGCGGCTCGAACGGCTCGGCCTCGGCGTCACCGTCGAGACCGGCGCCCGCTACGTCCTCGACCCGCGACGCAAGCACGGGCCCTCCCTCCTCGACCCCGACCCGGAACGGCGCGCCGAACGCGGACGTCTGCTGATCCGCGCCGTCCAGGTCGCCACCGACCTGGGCGCCCACGCCGTGCACTGCTTCAGCGGCATCACCCCGGCGGACACCCCGGCAGGCACCGCGTGGCGACGCCTCACCGACGCACTCGCACCCGTACTCGACGCCGCCTCCGCCGCCGGTGTCCCGCTCGCGGTCGAGCCCGAACCCGGCCACCTCCTCTCCTCGCTCGCCGACTTCCACCACCTGCGAAGGAAACTCGGCGACCCCCACCCCGAACTCCTCGGCCTCACCCTCGACATCGGCCACTGCCAGTGCCTCGAACCCCTCTCTCCCGCGGACTGCGTACGCGCCGCCGCCCCCTGGCTACGGCACGTCCAGATCGAGGACATGCGCCGCGGAGTCCACGAGCACCTGCCCTTCGGCGGCGGAGAGATCGACTTCCCGTCCGTCCTCGAAGCGCTGGCCACCGTCGGCTACCGGGGGCTGACCGTCGTCGAGCTGCCCCGCCACTCCCACGCGGGCCCCGACCTCGCCGCCCGCTCCATCGACTTCCTGCGCCGGGCGGAGGCCGAGATCCCCGCCCCCGCCCTGGCCGCCGCCCCTGCCGAAGGAGGTACCCCGTGA
- a CDS encoding EboA domain-containing protein has protein sequence MTGTSEIISLRTRLETGLGGAARAWLDQATAEAAAHRERLERAEPGPTATWELRFAEAGRRCGPDHADAARILLLHAAHPTPVTLARIYAQGTAAERRAVLRALPHLVPGPDALPLVEDALRTNDTSLVAAAVGPYAAAHLPAHDWRHAVLKCLFTGVPLDAVADLPRRASGDAELARMLGDYATERSAAGRPVPGDLHRAMELTEPTAPESPSAPVGPLNGEEQES, from the coding sequence GTGACCGGCACCTCCGAGATCATCTCCCTCCGTACCCGCCTCGAGACCGGCCTCGGCGGAGCCGCCCGCGCCTGGCTCGATCAGGCCACCGCCGAAGCCGCCGCCCACCGGGAGCGACTCGAACGGGCGGAGCCTGGGCCCACCGCCACGTGGGAACTGCGGTTCGCCGAGGCCGGACGCCGCTGCGGTCCCGACCACGCCGACGCCGCCCGCATCCTGCTCCTGCACGCCGCGCACCCGACCCCGGTCACCCTCGCCCGCATCTACGCCCAGGGCACCGCCGCCGAACGCCGGGCCGTCCTGCGGGCACTGCCCCACCTGGTGCCGGGGCCCGACGCGCTGCCGCTGGTCGAGGACGCCCTGCGCACCAACGACACGAGCCTCGTCGCCGCCGCCGTCGGCCCCTACGCCGCCGCGCACCTCCCTGCGCACGACTGGCGGCACGCCGTCCTCAAGTGCCTGTTCACCGGCGTCCCGCTGGACGCCGTCGCCGACCTGCCGAGGCGCGCCAGCGGCGACGCGGAACTCGCCCGGATGCTCGGCGACTACGCGACGGAGCGGTCCGCGGCCGGCCGCCCCGTCCCCGGCGACCTGCACCGGGCCATGGAACTGACGGAGCCGACTGCCCCCGAGTCCCCCTCGGCCCCCGTGGGGCCCCTCAACGGCGAGGAGCAGGAGTCCTGA
- a CDS encoding TatD family hydrolase, with amino-acid sequence MRIFDPHIHMTSRTTDDYQAMYAAGVRAVVEPAFWLGQPRTSPASFYDYFDSLLGWEPFRAAQYGIAHHCTIALNPKEANDPRCTPVLDELPRYLVKDNVVAVGEIGYDSMTPAEDTALATQLQLAADHELPALVHTPHRDKLAGLRRTIDVIRESALPLGRVLIDHLNETTVKEAKDSGCWLGFSVYPDTKMDEDRMVAILRDFGPDRVLINSAADWGRSDPLKTRKVADAMLASGYDEDDIDLVLWRNPVEFYGLSGRLQLDVREPGTATHEGNSILRGGA; translated from the coding sequence ATGCGTATCTTCGACCCCCACATCCACATGACGTCCCGCACCACCGACGACTACCAGGCGATGTATGCCGCGGGCGTCCGCGCCGTCGTGGAACCCGCCTTCTGGCTCGGCCAACCCCGCACGTCCCCCGCCTCCTTCTACGACTACTTCGACTCCCTCCTCGGCTGGGAACCCTTCCGCGCGGCGCAGTACGGCATCGCCCACCACTGCACGATCGCCCTCAACCCGAAGGAGGCCAACGACCCCCGCTGCACCCCCGTCCTCGACGAACTGCCCCGCTATCTCGTCAAGGACAACGTCGTCGCCGTCGGAGAGATCGGCTACGACTCCATGACGCCCGCCGAGGACACCGCGCTCGCCACCCAGCTGCAGCTCGCCGCCGACCACGAACTGCCCGCGCTCGTGCACACCCCGCACCGCGACAAGCTCGCGGGCCTGCGCCGCACCATCGACGTGATCCGCGAGTCCGCCCTGCCCCTCGGCCGTGTCCTGATCGACCACCTCAACGAGACCACCGTCAAGGAGGCCAAGGACAGCGGCTGCTGGCTGGGCTTCTCCGTCTATCCCGACACCAAGATGGACGAGGACCGGATGGTCGCGATCCTGCGCGACTTCGGACCCGACCGGGTGCTCATCAACTCCGCCGCCGACTGGGGCAGGAGCGACCCCCTCAAGACCCGCAAGGTCGCCGACGCCATGCTGGCCTCCGGATACGACGAGGACGACATCGACCTCGTGCTGTGGCGCAACCCCGTGGAGTTCTACGGGCTCAGCGGCCGGCTCCAGCTCGACGTGCGCGAACCGGGCACCGCCACCCACGAAGGCAACTCCATCCTGCGCGGCGGGGCGTGA
- the eboE gene encoding metabolite traffic protein EboE, giving the protein MRFRHPDGSTVHLAYCTNVHPAETLDGVLAQLRDHCEPVRKKLGRDRIGIGLWLAKDAARALVTDPAALRGLRTELDRRGLEVVTLNGFPYEGFGAEQVKYRVYKPDWTDPERLGHTTELARLLAALLPDDVTEGTISTLPLAWRTPFDPPRAEAARTALTVLAQRLDALTELTGRSIRIGLEPEPGCTVETTADAIAPLTAVGHDRIGVCVDTCHLATSFEDPQTALDALTAAGVPVVKSQLSAALHAEHPHLPAVREALAAFDEPRFLHQTRTLTGAGLRGTDDLGEALATDVLPDTAPWRAHFHVPLHAAPAAPLTSTLPVLQDVLTRLVGGPAPLTRHLEVETYTWQALPPALRPRGRPQLAEGIAAELSLARDLLTDLGLKELP; this is encoded by the coding sequence ATGCGCTTCCGGCACCCCGACGGCTCGACCGTCCACCTCGCGTACTGCACCAACGTCCACCCGGCCGAAACCCTCGACGGAGTGCTCGCCCAGCTCCGCGACCACTGCGAGCCCGTGCGCAAGAAGCTCGGCAGGGACCGCATCGGCATCGGCCTGTGGCTCGCCAAGGACGCCGCCCGCGCCCTCGTCACCGACCCCGCGGCCCTGCGGGGCCTGCGCACCGAACTCGACCGTCGCGGACTCGAAGTCGTGACCCTCAACGGCTTTCCCTATGAGGGCTTCGGCGCGGAACAGGTCAAATACCGCGTGTACAAGCCGGACTGGACCGACCCGGAACGCCTCGGCCACACCACCGAACTGGCCAGACTCCTCGCCGCCCTCCTCCCCGACGACGTCACCGAAGGCACCATCTCCACCCTTCCGCTCGCCTGGCGCACCCCCTTCGACCCCCCGCGCGCAGAGGCCGCCCGCACGGCCCTCACCGTCCTTGCCCAGCGCCTCGACGCCCTCACCGAACTGACGGGCCGCTCCATCCGCATCGGCCTCGAACCGGAGCCCGGCTGCACCGTCGAGACGACCGCCGACGCCATCGCCCCGCTCACCGCCGTCGGCCACGACCGCATCGGCGTCTGTGTCGACACCTGCCACCTCGCCACCTCCTTCGAAGACCCGCAGACCGCCCTCGACGCCCTCACCGCCGCAGGCGTCCCTGTCGTCAAATCGCAGCTGTCCGCCGCACTCCACGCCGAACACCCCCACCTCCCCGCCGTACGCGAAGCCCTCGCGGCCTTCGACGAACCCCGCTTCCTCCACCAGACCCGCACCCTGACCGGCGCCGGCCTGCGCGGCACCGACGACCTCGGCGAAGCACTCGCCACCGACGTGCTGCCCGACACGGCACCCTGGCGCGCCCACTTCCACGTCCCCCTCCACGCGGCCCCCGCCGCACCCCTCACCTCCACGCTCCCCGTCCTCCAGGACGTCCTGACCCGACTCGTCGGCGGGCCCGCCCCCCTCACCCGCCATCTCGAGGTCGAGACCTACACCTGGCAGGCCCTCCCGCCCGCGCTGCGCCCCCGCGGCCGTCCCCAGCTCGCCGAGGGCATCGCCGCGGAGCTCTCCCTCGCCCGCGACCTCCTGACCGACCTCGGCCTCAAGGAACTCCCATGA
- a CDS encoding nucleotide pyrophosphatase/phosphodiesterase family protein, giving the protein MTPTPLLVLDVVGLTPRLLDHMPRLKALGQSGSRAPLGTVLPAVTCAAQSTFLTGTTPAEHGIVGNGWYFRELGDVLLWRQHNGLVAGDKLWDAARRAHPGYTVANICWWYAMGADTDFTVTPRPVYYADGRKEPDCYTRPPALHDELTDRLGTFPLFHFWGPGADIVSSRWIVDATRHIIDTRHPDLALCYLPHLDYDLQRFGPDDPRSFRAAAELDATVAPLLDDAKAEGRTVVALSEYGITRVNRPVDINRVLRRAGLLEVHTQDGMEYLDPMASRAFAVADHQIAHVYVRRPEDLEATRAALEGVPGIEQLLDDEGKKDHHLDHPRSGELVAVAEPDAWFTYYYWLDDARAPDFAQLVEIHRKPGYDPVELFMDPQDPYVRVKAAGALARKKLGMRYRMAVVPLDPSPIRGSHGRLPTSEDESPLILCSTPRAVSGRVAATDVKSLLLDLAGLR; this is encoded by the coding sequence ATGACTCCGACCCCCTTGCTGGTGCTCGATGTCGTCGGCCTCACCCCGCGCCTCCTCGACCACATGCCGCGCCTCAAAGCGCTCGGCCAGTCCGGGTCCAGGGCACCGCTCGGCACCGTCCTGCCCGCCGTCACCTGCGCCGCCCAGTCCACCTTCCTCACCGGCACCACACCCGCCGAGCACGGCATCGTCGGCAACGGCTGGTACTTCCGCGAACTCGGCGACGTACTCCTGTGGCGTCAGCACAACGGCCTCGTGGCCGGCGACAAACTGTGGGACGCGGCCCGCCGCGCGCACCCCGGCTACACCGTCGCCAACATCTGCTGGTGGTACGCCATGGGCGCCGACACCGACTTCACCGTCACCCCCCGTCCCGTCTACTACGCCGACGGCCGCAAGGAACCCGACTGCTACACCCGGCCCCCGGCCCTTCACGACGAACTCACCGACCGGCTCGGCACGTTCCCCCTCTTCCACTTCTGGGGACCCGGCGCCGACATCGTGTCCAGCCGCTGGATCGTGGACGCCACCCGGCACATCATCGACACCCGCCACCCCGACCTCGCCCTGTGCTACCTCCCTCACCTCGACTACGACCTGCAGCGCTTCGGTCCCGACGACCCGCGCTCCTTCCGCGCCGCCGCCGAGCTCGACGCGACCGTGGCACCGCTCCTGGACGACGCCAAGGCTGAGGGCAGAACCGTCGTCGCACTGTCCGAGTACGGCATCACCCGGGTGAACCGGCCCGTCGACATCAACCGCGTCCTGCGCCGTGCCGGCCTCCTTGAGGTGCACACCCAGGACGGCATGGAGTACCTCGACCCGATGGCCTCCCGTGCCTTCGCCGTCGCCGACCACCAGATCGCCCACGTCTACGTCCGACGCCCGGAGGACCTCGAAGCGACCCGAGCCGCCCTGGAAGGCGTCCCCGGCATCGAGCAGCTCCTCGACGACGAGGGCAAGAAGGACCACCACCTGGACCATCCGCGCTCCGGCGAACTCGTCGCCGTCGCGGAGCCGGACGCCTGGTTCACGTACTACTACTGGCTCGACGACGCCCGCGCGCCCGACTTCGCGCAGCTCGTCGAGATCCACCGCAAACCCGGCTACGACCCCGTCGAGCTCTTCATGGACCCCCAGGACCCGTACGTCCGCGTCAAGGCCGCGGGCGCGCTGGCCCGCAAGAAACTCGGCATGCGCTACCGCATGGCGGTCGTGCCCCTGGACCCGTCACCTATTCGCGGCAGCCATGGCCGCCTCCCCACGAGCGAGGACGAAAGTCCGCTCATCCTGTGCTCCACCCCCCGTGCCGTCAGCGGTCGCGTAGCGGCCACCGACGTGAAATCGCTCCTGCTCGATCTCGCGGGTCTGCGGTGA
- a CDS encoding sugar phosphate isomerase/epimerase family protein: MSRKPTTTDPELTHRLSRRGMLGVAAGASAAALVGAAASTASATPAASATPDSAAAGKGRGRPVLPPGRLGIQLYSLRDKVGSVGFAPVFAELEKYGYDEIEFAGYTQGSAGAITLAQLKRLARDHGLNPIGSHVGYYDNNNPNAYTFAQNLTKVLDDAEALGLKHIGTASGPFRYGTTVDAWKRAAEDFNTYGEAARKRGMKFYQHNHAEEFSFATDKPKVRLYDVLLAETDPDFVYLEMDIYWAFSAQFRFGKRADGTPAPFHPLDYVLKQPHRYPLFHVKDGIRDETTRDGYRMTDVGDGDIDYKKFLSKVTARTHHGKRYHHWQTEHDNPVESYAFARKSSEHLHSLRGRCGD; the protein is encoded by the coding sequence ATGAGCCGCAAGCCCACCACCACCGACCCCGAGCTCACCCACAGACTCAGCCGACGCGGCATGCTCGGGGTGGCCGCAGGAGCCAGTGCTGCGGCGCTCGTCGGGGCGGCCGCATCCACCGCCTCGGCGACTCCGGCCGCCTCGGCGACCCCCGACTCCGCCGCCGCGGGCAAGGGCCGCGGGCGTCCCGTCCTGCCGCCCGGCCGCCTCGGCATCCAGCTCTACAGCCTGCGCGACAAGGTCGGCTCCGTCGGCTTCGCACCCGTCTTCGCCGAGCTGGAGAAGTACGGATACGACGAGATCGAATTCGCCGGATACACCCAGGGCTCCGCGGGTGCCATCACCCTCGCCCAGCTCAAGCGGCTCGCCCGCGACCACGGCCTGAACCCCATCGGCTCTCACGTCGGCTACTACGACAACAACAACCCCAACGCGTACACCTTCGCGCAGAACCTCACCAAGGTCCTCGACGACGCGGAGGCCCTCGGTCTGAAGCACATAGGCACCGCTTCCGGTCCCTTCCGGTACGGCACCACCGTCGACGCCTGGAAGCGTGCGGCGGAGGACTTCAACACGTACGGCGAAGCGGCTCGCAAGCGCGGCATGAAGTTCTACCAGCACAACCACGCCGAGGAGTTCTCCTTCGCCACCGACAAGCCGAAGGTCCGGCTCTACGACGTGCTCCTCGCGGAGACCGACCCCGACTTCGTGTATCTGGAGATGGACATCTACTGGGCGTTCAGCGCCCAGTTCCGCTTCGGCAAGCGCGCCGACGGCACTCCCGCGCCCTTCCACCCGCTCGACTACGTACTGAAGCAGCCCCACCGCTATCCCCTGTTCCACGTCAAGGACGGCATCCGTGACGAGACCACGCGGGACGGCTACCGCATGACCGATGTCGGCGACGGCGACATCGACTACAAGAAGTTCCTGTCGAAGGTGACGGCACGTACCCACCACGGCAAGCGTTACCACCACTGGCAGACCGAGCACGACAACCCGGTCGAGTCCTACGCCTTCGCCCGCAAGTCCAGCGAGCACCTGCACTCGCTGCGCGGCCGCTGCGGCGACTGA
- a CDS encoding GntR family transcriptional regulator, translated as MGHLKQKNLITTRERLRDQVGHALRAALISGELRPGEIYSAPGLAEDFGISATPVREAMLDLAREGLVEPVRNKGFRVTEVNERDLDQYTEIRALIEIPMIGRITRTAAREDLEVLRPIAEEIVRAARDHDLIGYLEADRRFHLSLLALSGNDRLVETVGDLRKRSRLYGLTALDERDQLTPSAEEHIELLDLMLAGDAKGAEKCMARHLGHVRSLWATT; from the coding sequence ATGGGGCACCTGAAGCAGAAGAACCTCATCACCACCAGGGAGCGGCTGCGCGACCAGGTCGGCCACGCGCTGCGGGCCGCCCTGATCTCGGGCGAGCTGCGCCCCGGTGAGATCTACTCCGCGCCCGGCCTGGCCGAGGACTTCGGCATCTCGGCGACGCCGGTGCGCGAGGCGATGCTCGACCTGGCCCGCGAGGGCCTGGTCGAGCCGGTCCGCAACAAGGGCTTCCGGGTCACGGAGGTGAACGAGCGGGACCTCGACCAGTACACGGAGATCCGTGCCCTGATCGAGATCCCCATGATCGGACGGATCACGCGTACGGCCGCCCGGGAGGACCTGGAGGTACTGCGTCCGATCGCCGAGGAGATCGTGCGCGCCGCCCGCGACCACGACCTCATCGGCTACCTGGAGGCGGACCGCCGCTTCCACCTCTCGCTCCTCGCCCTCTCGGGCAACGACCGCCTGGTCGAAACGGTCGGCGACCTCCGCAAGCGTTCCCGCCTCTACGGCCTGACGGCCCTGGACGAGCGCGACCAGCTGACCCCGTCCGCAGAGGAACACATCGAACTCCTGGACCTGATGCTCGCGGGTGACGCCAAGGGGGCGGAGAAGTGCATGGCGCGACACCTGGGCCACGTACGGTCACTGTGGGCGACGACCTGA
- a CDS encoding proline racemase family protein: MRTRHVFHAVDSHTEGMPTRVITGGVGVIPGATMADRRLHFIEHMDHLRTLLMYEPRGHSAMSGAILQPPTRPDADYGVLYIEVSGLLPMCGHGTIGVATVLVETGMVQVSEPVTTVRLDTPAGLVAVDVQVRDGAATSATLTNVPAFCVALDRKVDVPGHGTVTYDMAYGGNFYAFVPLDALGLPFDRARKDDLLTAGLAVMEAINASPDRPTHPEQPDISGVKHVYLAAPGSDARRSRHAMAIHPGWFDRSPCGTGTSARMAQLHARGELPLDRDFVNESFIGTEFTGRLVAEAEVAGLPAVVPRITGRAWITGTAQYFLDPDDPFPAGFAL; encoded by the coding sequence ATGCGCACCCGTCACGTGTTCCACGCCGTCGACTCGCACACCGAAGGCATGCCCACCCGCGTGATCACCGGCGGCGTCGGGGTGATCCCGGGCGCCACCATGGCCGACCGCAGACTGCACTTCATCGAGCACATGGACCACCTGCGCACGCTCCTGATGTACGAGCCGCGCGGCCACTCCGCGATGAGCGGCGCCATCCTCCAGCCCCCGACCCGCCCCGACGCCGACTACGGAGTGCTCTACATCGAGGTGTCCGGCCTCCTCCCGATGTGCGGCCACGGCACGATCGGCGTGGCGACCGTCCTGGTCGAGACGGGCATGGTGCAGGTCAGCGAGCCGGTCACGACGGTCCGCCTGGACACTCCGGCGGGCCTGGTCGCCGTCGACGTACAGGTGCGCGACGGCGCGGCCACCTCGGCGACGCTCACCAACGTTCCCGCGTTCTGTGTCGCCCTGGACCGCAAGGTCGACGTGCCGGGGCACGGCACGGTGACGTACGACATGGCCTACGGCGGAAACTTCTACGCCTTCGTCCCGCTGGACGCGCTGGGGCTGCCGTTCGACCGCGCCCGCAAGGACGACCTGCTCACGGCGGGGCTCGCCGTCATGGAAGCGATCAACGCGTCCCCGGACCGCCCGACACACCCGGAACAGCCGGACATCAGCGGAGTCAAACACGTCTACCTGGCCGCGCCCGGCTCCGACGCCCGCCGCTCCCGGCACGCCATGGCCATCCACCCGGGCTGGTTCGACCGCTCGCCGTGCGGGACGGGCACGTCCGCGCGCATGGCGCAGTTGCACGCCCGCGGCGAACTCCCGCTGGACCGCGATTTCGTCAACGAGTCGTTCATCGGAACGGAGTTCACGGGCCGCCTCGTGGCGGAGGCGGAGGTGGCGGGCCTACCGGCGGTCGTCCCGCGCATCACCGGCCGCGCCTGGATCACAGGGACGGCCCAGTACTTCCTGGACCCCGACGACCCGTTCCCCGCGGGCTTCGCTCTCTGA
- a CDS encoding dihydrodipicolinate synthase family protein codes for MTAGNWTTDRPWRGIMVATALPLRDDLSVDYDAYAEHVGHLIGNGCDGVVPNGSLGEYQTLTDDERARVVRTAVEAAGDGARVMPGVAAYGSAESRRWAEHAADAGCGSVLLLPPNTYRADEEAVRSHYAEVAKAGLPVVAYNNPLDTRVDLTPDLLARLHGDGTIVAVKEFSGDVRRAYEIAELAPDLDLLIGADDVLLELALAGAVGWIAGYPNAFPATCAELYDAARAHDLATALPLYRSLHPLLRQDSKTEFVQAIKLSMDIVGRRGGPTRPPRSPLSGATEALVRSATEKAMAAGHR; via the coding sequence ATGACCGCCGGAAACTGGACCACCGACCGCCCCTGGCGCGGCATCATGGTCGCCACCGCGCTCCCCCTGCGCGACGACCTCTCCGTCGACTACGACGCCTACGCCGAGCACGTCGGCCACCTCATCGGCAACGGCTGCGACGGTGTCGTCCCGAACGGCTCCCTCGGCGAGTACCAGACCCTCACCGACGACGAGCGCGCCCGCGTCGTCCGTACCGCCGTCGAGGCCGCGGGCGACGGCGCCCGCGTGATGCCCGGCGTCGCCGCGTACGGCAGCGCGGAGTCCCGCCGCTGGGCCGAGCACGCCGCCGATGCGGGCTGCGGCTCCGTACTGCTCCTGCCTCCGAACACCTACCGCGCCGACGAGGAAGCCGTACGTTCCCACTACGCCGAGGTCGCGAAGGCCGGCCTGCCCGTGGTCGCGTACAACAACCCCCTCGACACCCGCGTCGACCTGACCCCGGACCTGCTGGCCCGGCTGCACGGCGACGGCACGATCGTGGCCGTGAAGGAGTTCTCGGGCGACGTCCGCAGGGCGTACGAGATCGCGGAACTCGCCCCGGACCTGGACCTGCTGATCGGCGCGGACGACGTCCTGCTCGAACTCGCCCTCGCGGGCGCCGTCGGCTGGATCGCCGGATACCCGAACGCGTTCCCCGCCACCTGCGCGGAGCTCTACGACGCCGCCCGCGCCCACGACCTGGCGACGGCACTCCCCCTCTACCGGTCGCTGCACCCGCTCCTGCGCCAGGACTCCAAGACGGAGTTCGTGCAGGCCATCAAGTTGTCGATGGACATCGTGGGCCGACGCGGCGGTCCGACCCGTCCGCCACGCTCCCCGCTGTCCGGCGCCACGGAGGCGCTGGTGCGGTCCGCCACGGAGAAGGCGATGGCGGCGGGCCACCGCTGA